GACGCGATGATGCTCCGTCTCGACCACGACGTCGCTCCCGGCGGGTACTCGTGGATTTTCCACACTGGTGGCGATACCGCGAAGGTGGGCCTCTGTTACATCCAAAACGATGCGCACCGCGCCTACGCCACCGAGGGGATGCGTATCGACGGCTACCTCCAGCGCTGGCTCGAAACCGACCCTCGCTTCGAGAACGCCGAGCGAATCGCCGAGAGACACCACCGTGGGTCGGCCCACATCCAGCTACCGGACGCACTGAGTACGGACAACTTCATGGCGATTGGCGATACGGTGCCGACAGTCGACCCGGTCTGGGGAGAAGGAATCTACGCCTGCATGAAGTCCGGGCGCGCCGCGGCGACGACCGTCGACCACTGCTTCATCGCGAGTGATGTGGACACGTCGGCCGAGAACCTGGCGGCGTACGACGACCGCTGGCACACCGAGGTAGCCCCACAGATGCGAACCCGGCTGCTCATCAGCCGAGTCCTCTACAACGCGTCGAACGACCGCTACGACACCTTCATTCGAGATATGGAACGGTTGAGCGACGACGAGTTGCGTGCAGTGAACGCTGGAAACCCGCGGGCACTTGCAAAGCTCCTGCACGTCGACGACATTCCACTCCTCGTTCGGGTGTTGACCGAATCGAAAAGCTGGAACCCAACCAAGCTGACGAGCAGAGCGTTGAACCCGTCTTGAATCAACTTAGCCGCCCTTCTTTCGGTACCAGAACCGCTCGCCGACGGGAGACGCACCGTCCTCGATATCGAGTCTGCTGAGAAAGAGGTCTCGAATTGCGAGTGTGACGACCAACTCGACCGATTCGTTGGTGTCGTTTCGGGCGTGGACGACCCAGTGTCCGTCGCGCTCTTCGACTGCCTCGATGGTTCCTTCGGTCCATCGGTCGATGTCGTGTGTCGGTTCTCTCGCGTGGATTCGGTCGTGTGCCATCTATGGGAGGGCAGCCGCCGCCGTCTGTTCACCCAATCGCAGTGTCGTCACACGCATCGCAGACGAGTTGTCCTCGGCGGTCGCATTCTCATCACTCTCGTTCGTTTTCTGGATGACGTAGCGCTGGCCGACCATCGGGTCTAACAGGCTATCGACGGGTGCCCGGTCGTCTCGCAGGAGTGGCACGTCGTCTGTTGGCTCGGAGTTCCGGTACGACGAGACTTCTGCGGCGAGGTCGATACCGATGTCGCGCTGTTGATTCCGCATCTGCAACTCGTCGCGGGTCACGAGCGTCGACTCTTTGGTCGCCACGACTTCGATGTTCTGGACGACCACACTTCCCGCGGTGGGGAAACTGTACACCTGCGGGTACACCGCGTTCATCGTCTTGTACTCCGCGCGGTAGAACTGCGAGGCAGGCCCACTGGGTGCGGAGATAACGTTCGCAAAGAGGATACCATCCTCGTCGAGTCGCTCCGAGGTGAGGCGCATGAACTCCACCGTCGTCAGTTCGAACGGAACCTTGTCTTTCCGGTAGGCGTCGAGGACGATGAGGTCGTACGTCTGGTTGGTCTCGCGGAGATACTGCCGCCCGTCCATCGTGTAGATGTTGAGTCGGTCAGATTCCTCGACACCGAAGTACTGCTTGGAGACAGCTACCACTTCGGGGTCTATCTCCACCACGTCGACGGTGACGTTCGGATACATCTCCGTGAAGACTCGCGGACCGGTGAACCCGCCGCCGCCGACGAACAACACCCGGTCGATGTCGTCCGAAAGGAGGAACGGGACGTGGAAGTACGTCGTGTAGTCGAAGACGTGTCTCGTGGGGTCGTCGAGGTCCATCGCGCTGTGGGGTTGGCCGTCGAGGTAGAGGGTTCGCGTGTCCCCGGCGTCGACGACGCGGAGTTCCTGATACGCAGTCTGGGTGTGGTAGACCGTGGTACCGGCGCTATCGAGACCGACGCCGCCGGAGACTGTGGCGACGACGAGGAAGAGACTGACGGCGATACTCCAGTACGCCTCCTGCCGACTGATGTTCGGGCGGGCGAGGTGAACGGCCGTGCCGACGGAGATGACGCCTAAGACGAGCCCGATTTGGGGGACACTCAGCGACGGAATGAGGACGAAGGTGGTGGCGAACGCACCGACGATGCTCCCGACCGTCCCCACAGCGTAGACGTGTCCGGACGCCGCCCCGACGTCAGACCGACCAGATAACTCCGCCGCGTACGGACTGATGTAGCCGAGGAGGTACGTCGGCGGGCCGAACAGCAGGATTATCGCGGGGAGCGATGCGAATCTGCTCGGGAGCGGAAGGCCGGCCATCGACTGCAAGAAGAGGTCTCCGAAGAGGATGACGCCGGCGATGTACGTGGCAGTGGCGATGAACACACGAACGAGGCTGTCGTTCGACGCCTGCGTTGCCTGTTGGCCGCCGCGGTGGTACCCGAGACTCAACGCAGCGAGGAAGACGCCGATGATGCTCCCCCACGTGTAGATGCTGCTGCCGAACTCGGGGGCGATCATCCGACCGGCGAGAATCTCTAACCCCATGCTCGTGACGCCAGAGACGAACACGGCCAGTTCGGGCCGCGTCATTTTGAGGGGCGAGAAGGAGGGCGAAGAAGCCATACTGGTATCTGTGGGGCGAGAGAGTATTAAATCACGCAAGTGACACCTCTCGGCTGCGGAACGCTGTGACGGGCGGAGATTCTTATACTGGGAGGAGACCAGACACCTCGTGTCGTCTTGTGTCATCGCGTCTGACCTCGCCCACGCCGCCTACTGCCCGCGGCAACTCTACTACGCTCGCCGCGACGACGACAGAGCGCCACCCCCTACCGTCCACGAGATTCGTGACCTCGCCTTGGAGTATCCAACACTCCTCGCAGCCGACGACGGTGAACTGGCAGACCGTCCCTTGGCGACGACACCGACAGTGTACCGCGCTAATCTTCGTCGCATCCGTGAGCGAGATGACTGGGCAGCGCTGTCGAATCCCGACGCCCGCAACGTCCTTCTCACGGGGAAAGACTGTCGCGGCATCGCGCACAAACTCGTCGGCGACCCGCCGGTTCCGTCGCTCGTCTCACCGGGGACCCCACCCGAGCGTGGGGTGTGGGAACCGCAGCGGGTTCGTGTCGTCGCACTGGCGAAGGCGTTGTCGTGGGAACGCGAGGCCGCAGTCGAACAGGCGCTCGTCGAGTATCCTGCGGTCGGCGTCGTCCGAACCGTCCGTCTCACGACGCGAAACAAGGCGGCGTACCGACGAGCACTCCGAATCGCACGGGAACTGGACTTCGTCCCGCCGCGACTTCGCGACTCCGCGAAGTGTCGCGGGTGCACCTATCGAGAACAGTGTGGTGTGAAGACGCGGTCGTTACGGTCGCGCCTTGGATTCGGCTGAGGTTACGGTCGCACCTCAGATTCGGCTGAGGTTACGCCGTCTCTTCGAGCCACGCCTCGATTTCGTCTGCCATCGCGCCACGTCGATGGATGACGCCGCGACCGGGGTCGACGACGGTGCTCTCAGTTCCGGGCGTCGTCCCACCGTCGAGGACGACAGCGACTGCCTCGCGAATCTCGTCCGAGAGTTGCGACGGGTGAGTGATACTCCCGGTTCCGGAGCGGTTGGCACTGGTCGCAGTGACAGGCGTCTCCGCCGCACGGAAGAGTCGACGCGCGAGGTCGTGGTCGGGGACACGGACGCCGACGCGGTCGCGCCCGGCGACGAGCACGTCCGGCAGGCTCTCACGGCGTTCGACGACGACGGTTACGGGGCCGGGAAGGAAGCGACGCATGAACGCCTCTTCACGGTCGTCGGCGACGACGTAGTCGAGCGCCGAATCCACGTCTGGAAACCCTGCTGAGAGTGGTTTCGAGCGGTCTCTGCCTTTGATATCGAAGACACGTTCGACGGCCGCGGGGTCCGTAGCGTCCGCGCCCATCCCGTAGACAGTCTCCGTCGGATAGACTACGGCCTCACCGCGGCGGATAGCGGCGGCCGCCTCTGTCAGGTCGTCGTCGCTCATGACCGAGCAGACGAGAGTCGAGCGAAAAAGCGTGACGAAACGGGGGACGGCGAACGAAAACAGTGATTAGAGCGATTCGACGGCGTCGGCAATCTCGTCGTAGTCGGGGAAGTCCGGCCACTGGGCTGCGACCCACGCGTACTGGATTTCGCGGTCCTCGTCGAGGAGGAACACGGCGGGGCGGTGTTCGGTGATACCGGCCATGTCGTCGAGGTCGTTCTCGATGCCGTAGTCGGCCGCGACACCCGCCGCAGGGTCAGAGAAGAACCGCGCGTCGACCTCGCGTTCGGCGAGGAACGTCTTGTGCTCGTACGGCGACGAGATGGAGACACCGACAGACTGGACCGCTTCGGGGACGCCACGGTCACGAAGGTTGTTCCAGATGTACGTCGATGGGAACGCGCCGTCCATCGTGTGGAAGACGAGGAGGACGGGTCCCTCGTCGGTCAGGTCGGACAGCGAGGTGTCTTCCCAGAACTCTTCGTTGACGAGCGGTCGGGTGAAGTCCGGTGCCGTGTCGCCGACTTCCGGCGCGTCGTGTGGCGGGAGTTCGACCACGTCGAAGTCGACCATTATGCCACCTCCCCGTTTCCGTAGGTGTTTTCGAGGTAGTCGACGATGTTGGCCGATTCAGACATCGTGACGCCCGTGTTCTCGTCGACGAGGGCGGGAACGGTCCGTTTCCCGGAGACCCGCTTGACGACGTTTCGGTCGGAGTGCATCGGTTCGACGAACCGAGAGCGGTAGTCGAGACCCTGTTCGTCGAGGACGCGAACGACCCGCTCACAGTATGGACACGCCTGCAACCGATACAGCGTAATCGCCGGTTGGTCGTCGGACATGGACACCCATTGGGAAGAGACCCGCCTAAGCCCTTCGCTCGCGGGTATCCACGCCGCAATGACGTTCAGAGCCTCTGTTTCTCCACCGACCACGTTCGAGTCTGGCGGTGTTGCCGAGGGCAACTCTTAATTCCGGTGCCATGCAAGACTTTGTAGTTACATGGGTTTGCCGCCGCTACACTCACTTCCAGCCACGTTCCTCGCATCCCTACAGGTCTCGAACGTCCCGCTGGACGACACGACGATCACGGTCCTCGGCGTGGCCGCGATTCTCGTACTCATCGCACTCTCGGCATTCTTTTCTTCGTCCGAGATTGCGATGTTCTCACTGGCGAAGCACCGAGTCGATTCGCTCGTCGAGGATAACGTTCCGGGTGCAAAGCGCGTAAAGGCGCTCAAAGAGGACCCCCACCGGCTCCTCGTCACCATCCTCGTCGGCAACAACATCGTCAACATCGCGATGTCAGCGTTAGCGACGGGGCTCCTCGCAGTCCTCGACTTCTCGCCTGGACAGTCGGTCATCATCTCCACGCTGGGCATCACGACGCTCGTCTTGCTGTTCGGCGAGAGCGCACCGAAGTCCTACGCAGTCGAGAACACCGAGTCGTGGGCACTCAGAATCGCCCGCCCGCTGAAGTACGCCGAGTTGCTGCTGCTCCCACTCGTCGTCTTCTTCGACTACCTGACGCGGGCCGTCAACAGCATCACCGGCGGGCAGACCGCCATCGAGGCATCGTACATCACCCGCGACGAGATTCAGAACCTCATCGAGACGGGCGAGCGCGAGGGTGTCATCGAGGAAGAAGAACGCGAGATGCTCGACCGCATCTTCCGGTTCAACTCCACGATTGCGAAGGAGGTCATGACGCCGCGTCTCGACATGACGGCCGTCCCGAAGGACGCGACCATCGACGAAGCCATCGAGACCTGTGTGCAGGCCGACCACGAACGGGTCCCGGTGTACGACGGTAACCTCGACAACATCATCGGTATCGTCAACATCCGAAACCTCGTCCGCGAGCAGTACTACGGTGAACGCGGCGTGAGCCTCGCAGACATCGTCTCGCCGACGCTTCACGTCCCCGAGTCGAAGAACGTGGACGAACTCATGGCCGAGATGCAGGACACCCGGATGCAGATGGTCATCGTCATCGACGAGTTCGGGACCACCGAGGGGCTCATCACCCTCGAAGACATGGTCGAAGAAATCGTCGGCGACATCCTCGAAGGCGACGAAGAAGAGCCGTTCGAAGAGGTCGACGAAGACACCTTCCTCGTCCGCGGGGAGGTCAACATCGACGAGGTGAACGAGATGCTCGACATCGAACTCCCGGAGGGCGAGGAGTTCGAGACGCTCGCAGGGTTCATCTTCAACCGCGCCGGCCGTCTCGTCGAAGAAGGCGAGGAGATTACCTACGGCAACATCGTCATCCGCATCGAACAGGTGGACAACACGCGCATCATGAAAGCGCGCATTCGGACCAACGCGGGCATCGTCGACGAGGGAGACGACGAAGAAGAAGAAGCAGAAGTCGAGCCCGACACCTAAATCGACACCTCGTTTTTACCCGAGAAGCGTAAACGAGAGCAGTATCAACGCCAGCGAGATGAGCGTGAGCACGACCAACCCGCGTGAGTCTGCGGTGCCATCACTGAGTCGGTTCGCGCGCGCTCGGAACCGAATCGCCAAGAAGAATCCTCCGAGGCCGACTGTCCCGAAGGTGAATCCACGAATCGAGATGCCGGTCACGATCGCCATCGCGACGTGGTAAACCCCAAACCCTGCCCAGAGAGCAGCGACGAGGTTGGCAAGCGCTACACGGAGACCACGGACGTTCACGTAGGTAGTACGCTTGACACGAGCGTAAAGACGCCGTACGAGAGTCCGAACGCGAGGAGTAACGACCCAATCCACGCGAGGACAGTGTAGAGCATCTTCTGTTTGGAGACGCCAGCACCACCGGCCGCGAACCCGGAACCGATGATGGCGCTGACGATAATCTCGTTGAACGAGACGGGAACGCCCAGTGCGACGGCCGTCTGTGCGATTGCGAACGACGGAATCATCGCTGCAATCGAGCGACGCGGGCCGAGCGAGGAGTAGTCCTGTGCGAGGGCTTTAATCATGCGCGGGGCACCGGTCCACGACCCAGCGAGGAGTCCGAGCCCACCGCCGACGAGGACCGCAGTGAGTGGAATCGTCACGGCGTCGAGCAGGGGAACGAGCGGGCCGATTGCGAGGCCGACCTGCGACCCGCCAGCGGAGAACGCGACGAGGCCACCGAGAACGAGCAGGAACCGGCGCTGTCCACTGGTGGGGTCGGTTTGCATCCATCGGCCGACGACGCCGGCCGCGACGACGCCGACGAACAGGACGCTCACGACGAACCAGGCCGTCTCACCGAGCCCCATCCCGGCGAGTTCGATGGC
The genomic region above belongs to Haloferax marinisediminis and contains:
- a CDS encoding redoxin domain-containing protein: MVDFDVVELPPHDAPEVGDTAPDFTRPLVNEEFWEDTSLSDLTDEGPVLLVFHTMDGAFPSTYIWNNLRDRGVPEAVQSVGVSISSPYEHKTFLAEREVDARFFSDPAAGVAADYGIENDLDDMAGITEHRPAVFLLDEDREIQYAWVAAQWPDFPDYDEIADAVESL
- a CDS encoding glutathione S-transferase N-terminal domain-containing protein, which codes for MSDDQPAITLYRLQACPYCERVVRVLDEQGLDYRSRFVEPMHSDRNVVKRVSGKRTVPALVDENTGVTMSESANIVDYLENTYGNGEVA
- a CDS encoding CRISPR-associated protein Cas4: MSSCVIASDLAHAAYCPRQLYYARRDDDRAPPPTVHEIRDLALEYPTLLAADDGELADRPLATTPTVYRANLRRIRERDDWAALSNPDARNVLLTGKDCRGIAHKLVGDPPVPSLVSPGTPPERGVWEPQRVRVVALAKALSWEREAAVEQALVEYPAVGVVRTVRLTTRNKAAYRRALRIARELDFVPPRLRDSAKCRGCTYREQCGVKTRSLRSRLGFG
- a CDS encoding digeranylgeranylglycerophospholipid reductase: MPDSNTDRYDVVIAGAGPAGAHCARDVATRGYDVVVFEAESEAEFPRQSNKSTGGTFPAMLSSFGIPDDVVMNYTDNVVFESPTEHYTHYQPGAVLDFPEFKRFLVRDGQSSGAEYRFDARVSKPVFEGGEIVGVEYGGGQTVYGDIVIDATGPAAVLSRQLGVSGLEREAQAIGIEYEMEGLTLAPDGYADLADAMMLRLDHDVAPGGYSWIFHTGGDTAKVGLCYIQNDAHRAYATEGMRIDGYLQRWLETDPRFENAERIAERHHRGSAHIQLPDALSTDNFMAIGDTVPTVDPVWGEGIYACMKSGRAAATTVDHCFIASDVDTSAENLAAYDDRWHTEVAPQMRTRLLISRVLYNASNDRYDTFIRDMERLSDDELRAVNAGNPRALAKLLHVDDIPLLVRVLTESKSWNPTKLTSRALNPS
- a CDS encoding L-threonylcarbamoyladenylate synthase, producing MSDDDLTEAAAAIRRGEAVVYPTETVYGMGADATDPAAVERVFDIKGRDRSKPLSAGFPDVDSALDYVVADDREEAFMRRFLPGPVTVVVERRESLPDVLVAGRDRVGVRVPDHDLARRLFRAAETPVTATSANRSGTGSITHPSQLSDEIREAVAVVLDGGTTPGTESTVVDPGRGVIHRRGAMADEIEAWLEETA
- a CDS encoding DUF7861 family protein; the encoded protein is MAHDRIHAREPTHDIDRWTEGTIEAVEERDGHWVVHARNDTNESVELVVTLAIRDLFLSRLDIEDGASPVGERFWYRKKGG
- a CDS encoding hemolysin family protein, translating into MGLPPLHSLPATFLASLQVSNVPLDDTTITVLGVAAILVLIALSAFFSSSEIAMFSLAKHRVDSLVEDNVPGAKRVKALKEDPHRLLVTILVGNNIVNIAMSALATGLLAVLDFSPGQSVIISTLGITTLVLLFGESAPKSYAVENTESWALRIARPLKYAELLLLPLVVFFDYLTRAVNSITGGQTAIEASYITRDEIQNLIETGEREGVIEEEEREMLDRIFRFNSTIAKEVMTPRLDMTAVPKDATIDEAIETCVQADHERVPVYDGNLDNIIGIVNIRNLVREQYYGERGVSLADIVSPTLHVPESKNVDELMAEMQDTRMQMVIVIDEFGTTEGLITLEDMVEEIVGDILEGDEEEPFEEVDEDTFLVRGEVNIDEVNEMLDIELPEGEEFETLAGFIFNRAGRLVEEGEEITYGNIVIRIEQVDNTRIMKARIRTNAGIVDEGDDEEEEAEVEPDT
- a CDS encoding spermidine synthase, whose translation is MASSPSFSPLKMTRPELAVFVSGVTSMGLEILAGRMIAPEFGSSIYTWGSIIGVFLAALSLGYHRGGQQATQASNDSLVRVFIATATYIAGVILFGDLFLQSMAGLPLPSRFASLPAIILLFGPPTYLLGYISPYAAELSGRSDVGAASGHVYAVGTVGSIVGAFATTFVLIPSLSVPQIGLVLGVISVGTAVHLARPNISRQEAYWSIAVSLFLVVATVSGGVGLDSAGTTVYHTQTAYQELRVVDAGDTRTLYLDGQPHSAMDLDDPTRHVFDYTTYFHVPFLLSDDIDRVLFVGGGGFTGPRVFTEMYPNVTVDVVEIDPEVVAVSKQYFGVEESDRLNIYTMDGRQYLRETNQTYDLIVLDAYRKDKVPFELTTVEFMRLTSERLDEDGILFANVISAPSGPASQFYRAEYKTMNAVYPQVYSFPTAGSVVVQNIEVVATKESTLVTRDELQMRNQQRDIGIDLAAEVSSYRNSEPTDDVPLLRDDRAPVDSLLDPMVGQRYVIQKTNESDENATAEDNSSAMRVTTLRLGEQTAAAALP